CAAAGTGTGCGTGATAGGGAGTAGGGTAATAGCATTACTCACAAGGCATTTAAGGCTATAATCATGCTCGTATGTCTCTCTTGTGCCTACAAGTAGGATTTCATAAGATTCTATAGAATCTGCCATTAGTATTGCATTCTTTTTAGCGTAATCCAAAAATATAAGCCCACAACGCCGCTTAGTATAAGCGTAATGCCAATGATAATGCTAAGGAGCGTGGCTAGGGCTTGAGGGAAAATCACAAAGATTACACCAAGTAGCAGATACACCACACCCATGCAAGCAATGCCTATGCTGCTATTTATGGCTTGAAAGATTCTATAAAGTCGCCATGAGTGAATAAGCCACAAAATACCCTTTAAAATAAGCCATAGTGCGACAAAAAGTGGGACAAAATTTTGCGCGATTTCTTCTCCGCCAAAAAGCAAAATAAAGCCAAATACACAAGATAATAATCCATCAAGCAGTATCATCACATAGCGCATTTGCACAAAATAAATAATGCTACCCACGCCGCTAAATACCATAATAAAGCCGATAAAATAGGCTAGCATTTGCATCGTATCAAGGGGATACATAATACATATCACGCCAAGAATGATGAGCGAGAGGCTAAAAGCTAGCCATAAAAGGGTGTTGAAACGCATATTTGCTCCTTTAGTTTAAGATTGAATCTGCTTAGAAATGCCTAGCACTAAGCCAATGGCTAGGCAATTAGCAATCAGCGAGCTGCCTCCATAGCTTAAAAATGGCACAGCTATGCCCTTAACAGGCGTAATACCAGAAATTCCAAAAGCATTAATGATGA
This DNA window, taken from Helicobacter jaachi, encodes the following:
- a CDS encoding HdeD family acid-resistance protein, with product MRFNTLLWLAFSLSLIILGVICIMYPLDTMQMLAYFIGFIMVFSGVGSIIYFVQMRYVMILLDGLLSCVFGFILLFGGEEIAQNFVPLFVALWLILKGILWLIHSWRLYRIFQAINSSIGIACMGVVYLLLGVIFVIFPQALATLLSIIIGITLILSGVVGLYFWITLKRMQY